Proteins encoded within one genomic window of Siniperca chuatsi isolate FFG_IHB_CAS linkage group LG4, ASM2008510v1, whole genome shotgun sequence:
- the nr2f2 gene encoding COUP transcription factor 2 isoform X2, with protein MAMVVWRGSQDDVADTQGTLSSQTQGGLSLPTPQPGQLSLTASQVAPPTPQTPVQGPPNNTQSTPSNQTTQQSEKQPQHIECVVCGDKSSGKHYGQFTCEGCKSFFKRSVRRNLTYTCRANRNCPIDQHHRNQCQYCRLKKCLKVGMRREAVQRGRVPPTQPHHGQFALTNGDPLHCHSYLSGYISLLLRAEPYPTSRYGSQCMQPNNIMGIENICELAARMLFSAVEWARNIPFFPDLQITDQVALLRLTWSELFVLNAAQCSMPLHVAPLLAAAGLHASPMSADRVVAFMDHIRIFQEQVEKLKALHVDSAEYSCLKAIVLFTTDACGLSDVAHVESLQEKSQCALEEYVRSQYPNQPTRFGKLLLRLPSLRTVSSSVIEQLFFVRLVGKTPIETLIRDMLLSGSSFNWPYMSIQ; from the exons ATGGCAATGGTAGTGTGGAGAGGCTCCCAGGACGATGTGGCTGACACCCAAGGCACCCTTTCCTCGCAAACCCAAGGAGGACTATCTCTTCCCACCCCTCAACCAGGCCAGTTGAGTCTGACAGCCTCTCAGGTCGCCCCTCCGACCCCTCAGACTCCGGTCCAAGGACCCCCGAACAACACACAGTCCACGCCGTCAAACCAGACGACGCAGCAGTCGGAGAAACAGCCACAGCACATTGAATGTGTGGTTTGTGGGGATAAATCTAGTGGCAAACACTATGGCCAGTTTACTTGCGAGGGGTGCAAAAGCTTCTTCAAACGGAGCGTAAGACGGAACCTCACTTACACATGCCGTGCCAACAGGAATTGTCCAATCGACCAACACCACCGCAATCAGTGTCAGTACTGCCGCCTCAAAAAATGCCTTAAAGTCGGCATGAGACGGGAAG CCGTGCAAAGGGGACGGGTGCCACCCACACAGCCACACCACGGTCAGTTCGCCTTGACAAATGGAGACCCACTGCACTGCCATTCCTACTTATCCGGATATATCTCTCTTCTGTTGAGAGCGGAGCCCTACCCGACGTCCCGGTATGGCAGTCAATGCATGCAGCCCAACAACATAATGGGCATCGAGAACATTTGTGAACTAGCAGCCAGGATGCTCTTCAGCGCCGTTGAGTGGGCCAGGAATATTCCCTTCTTTCCAGATCTTCAGATCACCGACCAGGTGGCTCTGCTGAGGTTGACGTGGAGTGAGTTATTTGTGCTCAACGCCGCGCAGTGCTCCATGCCCCTGCATGTGGCTCCTCTCCTGGCGGCGGCTGGCCTTCACGCCTCCCCGATGTCTGCGGACAGAGTGGTAGCCTTTATGGACCACATTAGGATCTTCCAAGAACAAGTGGAAAAGCTCAAAGCTTTGCACGTTGACTCTGCTGAATATAGCTGCTTAAAGGCAATTGTGCTCTTCACCACAG ATGCTTGTGGCCTCTCAGATGTGGCCCATGTGGAAAGTTTGCAGGAGAAGTCCCAGTGCGCCCTGGAGGAATATGTCCGGAGCCAGTATCCCAACCAGCCAACACGGTTTGGGAAGTTGTTACTCCGCTTGCCTTCCCTTCGCACAGTCTCTTCCTCGGTCATAGAACAATTATTTTTCGTCCGATTGGTAGGTAAAACCCCAATTGAAACTCTCATCAGGGATATGTTGCTTTCGGGGAGCAGTTTTAACTGGCCTTACATGTCAATTCAGTAA
- the nr2f2 gene encoding COUP transcription factor 2 isoform X1 yields the protein MAMVVWRGSQDDVADTQGTLSSQTQGGLSLPTPQPGQLSLTASQVAPPTPQTPVQGPPNNTQSTPSNQTTQQSEKQPQHIECVVCGDKSSGKHYGQFTCEGCKSFFKRSVRRNLTYTCRANRNCPIDQHHRNQCQYCRLKKCLKVGMRREVSLFTAAVQRGRVPPTQPHHGQFALTNGDPLHCHSYLSGYISLLLRAEPYPTSRYGSQCMQPNNIMGIENICELAARMLFSAVEWARNIPFFPDLQITDQVALLRLTWSELFVLNAAQCSMPLHVAPLLAAAGLHASPMSADRVVAFMDHIRIFQEQVEKLKALHVDSAEYSCLKAIVLFTTDACGLSDVAHVESLQEKSQCALEEYVRSQYPNQPTRFGKLLLRLPSLRTVSSSVIEQLFFVRLVGKTPIETLIRDMLLSGSSFNWPYMSIQ from the exons ATGGCAATGGTAGTGTGGAGAGGCTCCCAGGACGATGTGGCTGACACCCAAGGCACCCTTTCCTCGCAAACCCAAGGAGGACTATCTCTTCCCACCCCTCAACCAGGCCAGTTGAGTCTGACAGCCTCTCAGGTCGCCCCTCCGACCCCTCAGACTCCGGTCCAAGGACCCCCGAACAACACACAGTCCACGCCGTCAAACCAGACGACGCAGCAGTCGGAGAAACAGCCACAGCACATTGAATGTGTGGTTTGTGGGGATAAATCTAGTGGCAAACACTATGGCCAGTTTACTTGCGAGGGGTGCAAAAGCTTCTTCAAACGGAGCGTAAGACGGAACCTCACTTACACATGCCGTGCCAACAGGAATTGTCCAATCGACCAACACCACCGCAATCAGTGTCAGTACTGCCGCCTCAAAAAATGCCTTAAAGTCGGCATGAGACGGGAAG TTTCTCTTTTTACTGCAGCCGTGCAAAGGGGACGGGTGCCACCCACACAGCCACACCACGGTCAGTTCGCCTTGACAAATGGAGACCCACTGCACTGCCATTCCTACTTATCCGGATATATCTCTCTTCTGTTGAGAGCGGAGCCCTACCCGACGTCCCGGTATGGCAGTCAATGCATGCAGCCCAACAACATAATGGGCATCGAGAACATTTGTGAACTAGCAGCCAGGATGCTCTTCAGCGCCGTTGAGTGGGCCAGGAATATTCCCTTCTTTCCAGATCTTCAGATCACCGACCAGGTGGCTCTGCTGAGGTTGACGTGGAGTGAGTTATTTGTGCTCAACGCCGCGCAGTGCTCCATGCCCCTGCATGTGGCTCCTCTCCTGGCGGCGGCTGGCCTTCACGCCTCCCCGATGTCTGCGGACAGAGTGGTAGCCTTTATGGACCACATTAGGATCTTCCAAGAACAAGTGGAAAAGCTCAAAGCTTTGCACGTTGACTCTGCTGAATATAGCTGCTTAAAGGCAATTGTGCTCTTCACCACAG ATGCTTGTGGCCTCTCAGATGTGGCCCATGTGGAAAGTTTGCAGGAGAAGTCCCAGTGCGCCCTGGAGGAATATGTCCGGAGCCAGTATCCCAACCAGCCAACACGGTTTGGGAAGTTGTTACTCCGCTTGCCTTCCCTTCGCACAGTCTCTTCCTCGGTCATAGAACAATTATTTTTCGTCCGATTGGTAGGTAAAACCCCAATTGAAACTCTCATCAGGGATATGTTGCTTTCGGGGAGCAGTTTTAACTGGCCTTACATGTCAATTCAGTAA
- the nr2f2 gene encoding COUP transcription factor 2 isoform X3, which yields MHPATDESATYAFAVQRGRVPPTQPHHGQFALTNGDPLHCHSYLSGYISLLLRAEPYPTSRYGSQCMQPNNIMGIENICELAARMLFSAVEWARNIPFFPDLQITDQVALLRLTWSELFVLNAAQCSMPLHVAPLLAAAGLHASPMSADRVVAFMDHIRIFQEQVEKLKALHVDSAEYSCLKAIVLFTTDACGLSDVAHVESLQEKSQCALEEYVRSQYPNQPTRFGKLLLRLPSLRTVSSSVIEQLFFVRLVGKTPIETLIRDMLLSGSSFNWPYMSIQ from the exons CCGTGCAAAGGGGACGGGTGCCACCCACACAGCCACACCACGGTCAGTTCGCCTTGACAAATGGAGACCCACTGCACTGCCATTCCTACTTATCCGGATATATCTCTCTTCTGTTGAGAGCGGAGCCCTACCCGACGTCCCGGTATGGCAGTCAATGCATGCAGCCCAACAACATAATGGGCATCGAGAACATTTGTGAACTAGCAGCCAGGATGCTCTTCAGCGCCGTTGAGTGGGCCAGGAATATTCCCTTCTTTCCAGATCTTCAGATCACCGACCAGGTGGCTCTGCTGAGGTTGACGTGGAGTGAGTTATTTGTGCTCAACGCCGCGCAGTGCTCCATGCCCCTGCATGTGGCTCCTCTCCTGGCGGCGGCTGGCCTTCACGCCTCCCCGATGTCTGCGGACAGAGTGGTAGCCTTTATGGACCACATTAGGATCTTCCAAGAACAAGTGGAAAAGCTCAAAGCTTTGCACGTTGACTCTGCTGAATATAGCTGCTTAAAGGCAATTGTGCTCTTCACCACAG ATGCTTGTGGCCTCTCAGATGTGGCCCATGTGGAAAGTTTGCAGGAGAAGTCCCAGTGCGCCCTGGAGGAATATGTCCGGAGCCAGTATCCCAACCAGCCAACACGGTTTGGGAAGTTGTTACTCCGCTTGCCTTCCCTTCGCACAGTCTCTTCCTCGGTCATAGAACAATTATTTTTCGTCCGATTGGTAGGTAAAACCCCAATTGAAACTCTCATCAGGGATATGTTGCTTTCGGGGAGCAGTTTTAACTGGCCTTACATGTCAATTCAGTAA